From the genome of Ziziphus jujuba cultivar Dongzao chromosome 4, ASM3175591v1:
ACAACTTTATATCTAGCAGTTTTGATCCATATTTGTTTCTCATCTCTTTCTTGTACTCATCATCAATCATTTCCAATGGCGTACCCATTCCAAGTGCTTTCGTCAAATTATCACCGGCTTCTACGATTCGTTTCCTAAGTCTAGCCACCACTTCTTTCAACTCCATTTTATCTATACCTTCTATGTCTGTGCCAAAGTAGTGCACAAGATTTCCCATCGTGTTTTCCAAAGAGGGTGATTCAACTCTCTTTCTTATGTTAACAAATTGGACCATTATAGAGTGCTTCGAAAGCGATGATCTGCTTGCACATCTCCAAAGGAGGGCCGAAACGACTTCGACTCGCGAAGGTCGCTGCACCGTTTCACTAACTGCTTCGGCCTTAAGAGCTGCAATGTTTAATCCATCAAACACAAACCTTTTTGTAACACACTTGGCCGGCCAATTCAATGCCATGGGAGGAGGCTCGGGAACTGTGGCATGATCTGTTGGGGGAAAGTGGGACGAAGCTGTTTCGAAATCAACAATTGGAAGTTGTGTATGAGCATGACCAAGAGCCATGGATGTCCAAACCCTAATGAATGTACACAGAGTAACCAAATCTGCTAGCTTATGTGACATGCACAAACCTATTGCCATTCCACCACATGGGAAGAAACCAAGTTGAACAAGCAATAGAGGTGTCGTGGTTGCTTTTGGAGATTCAACCTCAATTGGGAGGAATTGTCTTAGTACTTCTACATCAGGTTGGTGAAGAAAGGTTGAGAGAGGGCTATCGAATCGAGCTTCAATATAATGGGCTCCATAGTCATGCTCCTCATCAAATTTGATGGAGGTATTATCACTTTCGATTCTTCCGGCAAAAGGGTAGAAGACAGTTAAGGCTTCTGACAATGATTTCTTCAGCCGCTGCTTTACCTGATCAGCAGCGATGTCAATTTTGTTGTAAAAAAGAACAACAGGAATATAAACTGGAAGAGCCATTTGATCGAACTGACAGAGCTTGAAGCCTTTTGGGTGATCACCAATTGTTTGAGAGAATGGTTTTATGGTTTCTCTACTAACTATCTCATCTCCTTCCATGTTGCTTCAATTTGATCCAAGGCTAGCTTTAATTTACAGAATGCTCTCAATGAAGAGAGAGGATTGCCAGTTTCGTGCTTTTTATTGGTAGAATGGAGGAAAATCAGGACACGGTAATGGTTGAAACCAAATGGACGGTACAACCGGTGTAGTTGTAGTTAAGAAAGAGATTGGCTTGAAAATATGACTGTTTgtgttgaatttaatttatacaGTTTTCAGTACCATATAGATACAATAGGATAAAACCAAAACTAAAACGATAAACAATAAGATAAGAATTTTATAAACAGTTATTAAGCATGTCAAGGGGCTATAtgtgttttctaaaaatatatattgcatgtaaacagaagaaaaaaaaaaaaaaaaggttacaaCTTATTGCCTTTTAAATGCCATTTACAAAAATTCCAATTAATGTCGATTTCAATGGATTCTTATAGAATCCattcaaatctaaataaaatatttctttaccCTTTAAAATGTAAATGTAATGCTTCAAGGATAGATTTTGGTGGATTTTCTATGATTTTAGGAAAAATCTTGTCATTACTGATGATGACGGTTACTAATTTTATGGTaaattatttgtcattattgGTTAAGATTATAAGTTTATGTgattaatttaaattgaatcatttaattctattatttattatattaaaataaccTTAAAAGTAAACACGATAATGGTAACtgtttaaattatcatttgacATGTAAATCTCACTGATGATAGTTGACTAATGGAGTAACAAATGGCATTTTTCTTTTAGCaggggaaatatgaataaaaatacaTGAAATCTCGCTTCCGATTCCCAAAAATTTCATTGGATATATCCAATATTCTTACAAATTCTATAgagtttataaaattctatGATAATCTATGAATTCCTTTAAAATAACTCATTTTAAGTTCATTAAATTCAAAGTTAAATATACCCCTTTAGAGTTGtatgaattttaaaagaatttaaaagtaTTAGTGTCATAGGCaaccaaatattcaaaaaaattatttatcaaatgacacgcataaaaatattgttaattgacatatttatatattctaaatataaaaaaagttaacatttaaatgaaaagataaattaaaaatataatttaattaaatattaccatatcatctacaatattatttaataaataaatttagtaagtaTTTTAATAAACCTAGCATTGTCGTTAAAAGTTTATGGGTAttaaatgtattcaatttatattataatggaTTCTATAAAAgcatattaaaatcaaaatgtaCTTAATTAGAACttgattgatatttttaaaataggaaaatattcaaaaaattattaactttgGACGGATTTTAAAAAGCAACAGTTTTTAGTGGATTTTTTAAGGATATGAATAAAAATGTCAATTCTGCTTACATTCTCAagatttcattaattttaagttttgacAGGAATTACTTGAACTTTAGAACATGTACGGGCCGCCATCATTGCATTGTTTCCGGGATTAATTTCTATCATTGTTATGCTTAGCAAACTTGTTGCTTCTATGGGACTTCTGGAGACAGTATTTTGTGCATCAAATCTATAAGATCATGGCATTGTAGTCTTTGAAGTCAAATCTCTAACGTTTTTTGAGTAATGGTGTGTGAATGATTTGCCATAAATGTGTATTGAAGGGATTAAATGGGCATTAATGTGCTTTAATGGGTTTTTATTACTTAacattttggttttgatttgaatgggtttttggaaaaaaatagctttttggaaaagaaaaaaaaatagtgaaagATATTCGGCAAgagttttctttaaaaaagatagagaaaatttaagagaaaaaatatttttgcattttttacgTTGTGggtggtaaagtgaaggtactAAAAGTtcgaaaagaaaaattttgctAGTGCTGTGTCCAAACCTTTACATCCGTTATATCTTTAGAGATGATCGTTATAGatctatgtcaggacccgtccagaattcctctccggaaccctagacaagccctgatcctagggaaataccaccgaaccttccaacggaaaatccggcagcacctcccctaagggtaggacttaccacaaatttcctgcactgaaaacacacttctatattcatccccttattcctcccacaatactacaaattgattccacaaatttacaccacttcaaagaataacagcaactcagtgcataaataataactacatgtccaatacagtatatagagcattatacaaataaatgtggaatttatacaatgacagataaaacaatacaagatggagaggaaaagggaagaaatacttcttagactttcggcaacgaactgagacgtcgaactcgccccggacgatcaacgtctcccaacctggacctaggagaacggaatttaaaaacgtgagatgctaatcatctcagtgagtgaccctatctactgagcacctttaatattaataatataccaaataaaaggatttaattaatcaataccgaacaattaaataaataaataaataaacatttgaagtaatattttctctcaaaacccttactattcactccgttagaaatgttcccctttttaaaacattttcacaaaatccgatattcgtacctcccgaaaaccaatggatcaaataatttaataaacaacaaataaataaataccccaaatataaataaaatgtaataaattataataaataatttttgtactatttggggtttgaaatttctatccgaaaaatttgtacttgacgcaccacactatataccagtgatgccctccgacaCCCAGCGTCcggagcaccgactggcggggagattaaagagagaaacttgcaaacggcacttcggcgtcccgacagtaccgctgttgaaaccgtcatcccggccaaggaggggggcggctatgtgcactatatcaaacttgcctgcccatggtccaatggcaactcaggGGAAACATAATACTttcgcgctaaccacatatataccagaacaccaatagtgtgtgaatgcgtctaaaataattattaaatcaatcgtaccgttttccaaaattatcgtgggaaatataccaaattttcacacttaccatcccacatattttcattcaacaaaccggtacgaaaacatcgataacgaataaaaataatttttctcgcaacacgcggttcaacaaataatataccacgggcataattatgaaaattaaaccaccaaattaaacaaataattttcttaaaataatcaaaccaattatgcccaaaaataatataaaatccagacacaattaattactgaaaatacttgctcatgtgtaataaataacatttaatcacaataaaataataattgaaaatttcttaatgaccccaaaatttcgtttacatcaatgggtaaatatatatatataaaataatattttttcccaattatattcaaattccaccacatgagcataaatcacagatatcaatttaacaccacataaatataattaattaccccaaaatatgttttaaaggtgggtcactcacctggagca
Proteins encoded in this window:
- the LOC107416743 gene encoding stemmadenine O-acetyltransferase is translated as MEGDEIVSRETIKPFSQTIGDHPKGFKLCQFDQMALPVYIPVVLFYNKIDIAADQVKQRLKKSLSEALTVFYPFAGRIESDNTSIKFDEEHDYGAHYIEARFDSPLSTFLHQPDVEVLRQFLPIEVESPKATTTPLLLVQLGFFPCGGMAIGLCMSHKLADLVTLCTFIRVWTSMALGHAHTQLPIVDFETASSHFPPTDHATVPEPPPMALNWPAKCVTKRFVFDGLNIAALKAEAVSETVQRPSRVEVVSALLWRCASRSSLSKHSIMVQFVNIRKRVESPSLENTMGNLVHYFGTDIEGIDKMELKEVVARLRKRIVEAGDNLTKALGMGTPLEMIDDEYKKEMRNKYGSKLLDIKLYLCSSWCNLRLYDHADFGWGKPIYLFTAGSSKKNFFRLMDTKDGDGVEAWVSLSEDEMALLERDPELLKFASFNPSALES